Genomic segment of Mastomys coucha isolate ucsf_1 unplaced genomic scaffold, UCSF_Mcou_1 pScaffold23, whole genome shotgun sequence:
NNNNNNgagagagagagagagcaataggAGTCTGAAGCCCTGGAAAGGcatgctggggagggggaggggcacagGAGTAAGGAAGGTTGTTCTTTCTTGGACTTAGCCCTGTTTGTCTGAGAGAGACCTCCCTCCAGTGAAAGAGTAAGGCTGGAACTGGAGCGCAAACAAGGATCAGTACCTTGTGGTAGAGAAAGAAGcctggagagaggggagacaggaaaAGGCCTTGGACAACGGGGTCCTTGGATAGAGGCTTCAGTCTAGTGTAAACAAGTTGCCAATCTGCTCAAGCTGGCCTTTACACAGATCCCAAGTAGCCCCTCCCATGAACAGGTTACAGGGACTGTGTCAGGAGGAGACCCATTTCTGGTGCTAGGAGCTAAGCCCTAAAGGTACAGAAAGGGGTCCTGGTAAGGGGGTGAAGCCTTTTAACCATTAACCCAGCTGGTTGAAATCTGACGTGTGGAGCCTCCCGGCtctattgatttttctaaaaGCACAGCCACTGTTAACTGGTGGCTGCCCAGAAACCAGAGAGAGGCACGgtagaggtggggagaggggggcagggaggaaaaTGGGAACCCAGCCAGGAATGGGAGCTGGAGAAGTCTGAGGCAGGGTCCAAGGGCTGGCCACCAATGTAGGAGTCACTGGGGGTGATCAGAAAACCTAAGCAGGTATCAGAATCAGCACAGCCCATGGGCATTGCTGAGCctggaggagctggggaaggTCCTGgcagacagaaataaaacaagctcAGGAGCAAGGTGACCTTCTCAAGGTGACTAGGTCAGAGCTTTGCTGACTTCactgagaaagggagggaaggccaTTGGAAAAGCTAAGGTGCAGGGCTTTGGAGGTCAGAGAGATTCCATGACAGACTGCTGGGTTTTCCTGAGGACAGGGTCCTTTCCCTGCTCCTTCTATAAAGCAAAAACATAATGGTCTGTATGGCTGAGGCCGGGGTCAGGCCATCAGAGTCTGACTGTACCTGGCCTTCTATGCACTGCTATTCACAGCAGTaactgtgttttttgttttgttttgttttgtttttttgtggcgGGGATagtggttcaagacagggtttctctgtgtagccctggctgtcctggaactcactctgtagaccaggctggcctcaaactcagaaatctgcctgcctctgcctcccaagtgctgggattaaaggcatgtgtcaccactgcccggccagtggCTAGTTTTACAAATCTAATTCATTTGTGAGGTGGCTAAATGGGAAGAGGAGGAACCCTCAGACTACAATATGCTTCTGGAGAAGATAAGGCTGAAGGATGTTTGTGTGGTAAAGAAACAGGCTTGCTGCAACTTGGATCTAAACTGTACCCCAAAGGGGCATGTGTTGTCAGTGTCAGTGGTGCTAGTGGGAAGCAGTCAGGTAACTGGGTGTACACTTTAGGGGGAGATATTACAACTCTGGCTCCGtcctcttcctttgtttcttcgaTGCTGTGACAGGTCTCCTTTATCACACGATGTACTGTGTTGACACATACCAAAGCAATGTGACCTAGTGACCGTAGACTGAAACATCTGAAACCCTGAGCTATGTAGtagaagtggggaggaaggggcaaTTGCACAGTGGCATGTGCATGTAACCTCAGCACCCTGGAGGTAGGGGTAGAATAAAGGGTCAAAGTCACTTTTGGTTTCAAAGTGAGCTCAAGAGCCATCTTGGCTGACAGGAgacccttcctttaaaaaaaaaaagaaaaaaaaaaaaagacaaggaagaggaggaggaaaccaGAAACACAAAGTAAGTTTTTATACTTTCCTCTTAAGTTGCtttaggcatgtgtcaccatgatGGAAGCTAAGACAAGTCACAGTGGAAAGTGACTGCAGGTAAGGAAAGGTGAAATAAGGGGCGGTCTGCACATGCATAAACTTCATTGTCTCATCACAGGCTGCATACATTGGCATGGTTTGCGGGCAGGGGTTTTGGCTCTGTGATATCAAAAGGTTGCCTACTGGACATTTTTTGAAAGTCTAGGGTAAATGGCATCAACTAGTTTGACCTAAAAGGTATCTCTAAGtttgaaaacaacaaccaaaacaaccctTACCAAGGTGGGCAACCAAATGGAAgaggctgtctttttttttttttttaactttattagtTAAGTAACTTCTAAAATCAGTGATAAGCATAGGTAActgaaagcaaatgaaaatacaaagtttatttgggtttttcaTGAGTTTTAATGTTCTCTTTGGTTTTTACAATTTAAAGAGAATGGTCCAATACTCTTTCAGAAGAAAAAGTTCCCTTCACTAAGAGGAGTCAGCCACAAGCAGTAGAGCAGGGGACACATTAGCAGAGATGCCAGGAGAGGGATACACACACAGCAAGGACACAGGCACAGCTGTCTGTCCACCCTCAGCCAAGGGACTCCTGGATCCCAGTTCTTTCTGATAATGGCACACATAAGCTTAAGTAACTCAGGAGAAGCCACATTATGAGGAATCGAGTTCCACACACACCTGGGTGTCAATGTGCCTCACCCACTGATCCCACACATCTTTCCTTGCCAGTGTCAGATGGAGTGGATCAGCCACAGCAGAGGCCTCTTGATGGCAGAGAGAATAGTGAAGATCAGGTGACAGGAAACACTAGCATGGCACAGACAGATGCAAGTGCAGTCTCTGAGGCTCAGGAGGTTCCTCAAAGTCTGTCTGTGGCCTTGGTTCCAGTGCTGTCAGCCTGGCTGCTCTTATTCCATGGACAGGTCCACTAGGACTACAGGCCAGTGGGTCCAGAGCCGTCTGTCTGTAAtgtcttttctctcccctttctctgacAGCTCAACATCCTGGTGGACACGGGCAGTAGTAACTTTGCAGTGGGGGCTGCCCCACACCCTTTCCTGCATCGCTATTACCAGAGACAGCTGTAagtcctggggtggggtgggagagggtccAAGAACAAGAGCCTTTCTTCTTACtagggagggagaaagcaaaaggaaaaaagacgTGGTGTGGGGAAGGGTGGGTGGAGGGGCAGACATGAAGAGCTTCTGCCCCAAGGCTCCTAGAGCAGAACACGATCCATCTCATTCTCTGTCTATATGGACAGGCAGTAGGGCCAGCCCACTGCTGTGGCTACAGTTTAGAAGGTTGAACAGGTTAGTGGTTAGTGCCTCTCACCATGTTCTCACATGGGGGCTGCTCTGGGTAGTTACACATGACTTAAGGAAGATGAAGACCTGGGCATGATGGTGTAGATCaggaatcccagcatttggaggatTGTGGAGACCAGTGTAGACTATATAGCAACTCtcaaagagccaaaaaaaaaaaaaaaaaaaaaaaaaaaaccaaaaagggagctggggagctggctcagtgactaagaactTACCATGAAAGCAAGAGGGCTGAGTTCAAGTTCTAGTACCTACCTAAAGCCTGCCATGGCTTGcatgcctgtagttccagcactggcaggctgagacaggcagatctacCTTTCTGGACAGCATAGCtgaagtgagagaccctgtctcaataaaaaaaatggagagtgattatcctctggcttctgcatgcacacctgtgcacatactccacaaactacaacaacaacaacaaaaaaccgtactttttagttttaaaaagccagaaaataagaaggaaagagtCTTTCATGACTCCCACTGAATTGTCTCTGGGTACAAGTGTCACCAGCTGGGTTGCGCTTGGTGGCGGGAGGTGGACTAGGATGGGTTTTTATGTAAGAGAGACATGAGGAATGTTGTGAAGGACTGGTTATAAAAGCAGGCTGAGGATGTGGTGAGGAGAATCTAGTGCTGGCAGCATGTCTGtgcaaagacaggaagaaggtGTGGCCTCCACACAGTATAGGCGCACATCCTAACCTTGGACTTGTAGGAAAGTACAAACCACTGCCCTGTTTCCTTTTTCCCAAAGAACACAGTTGGGGAAGGAGTGTGGGTAAGATCAGTGCAAGGACATCCATGATAAGTTTTCATGCAGTGCCATCAGCCCTGGGTAGTTACATGATGAAGAGAAACTGTAAGGGCATCCCACAACAGTGAGTCCGATTCCTCTTGAGGATTCCAACACCTGCTTGCTGTGCCAGGATATTTGTTTGAATTTTCTCTAGAGGCTATTCCATGGCTTCCACAGTCACCCTGCCTAGTTCTTTCTCCACCACTCAGTTGGTACCACTGGGCCCCAAGGCAGCAAGAGAGTCAATGACTCCTTTTCTCTGAGTGTGATGgatctggggtgggggaggagatgTCCAATAGCTGTCTTTGCAGAGGCCACAGATACAATGTACAAAGCCCATCTTGTTCTTTAGCCTGAGCTTCAGGTCCAACAGTATAAACTATGGGGACAGGAGAGCAAGCCCCAGCTATAGCTAATCTATCTGCAGAGATGTTTTAcaaattctgttctgttctgggtGACATGTCTAGGGTTGTTCAGCTGAGCAGATTCTAGAATGCCTTAAGGAGCACATTTGGGAATATATGTGATGACAAACATCTATTGTTACAGCTGTGCTTCCTTTTTATAGGTCCAGCACATACCGAGACCTCCGAAAGGGTGTGTATGTGCCCTACACCCAGGGCAAGTGGGAGGGGGAACTGGGCACCGACCTGGTGAGCATCCCTCATGGTCCCAACGTCACTGTGCGTGCCAACATTGCTGCCATCACTGAATCGGACAAGTTCTTCATCAATGGTTCCAACTGGGAGGGCATCCTAGGGCTGGCCTATGCTGAGATTGCCAGGGTGAGAGAACCAAGCCTGTTGCCTGCATGTTGCTCACTGCATGCTACACAAGAAGGGagccaggagagagaaggggggaaggatGGAGTGAAAGGGtaaatatggggctggagagatggcccaatgaGTGTAGTGCTTACCTAGTAGTCATGAGTTTAATCCTCACAACTaacatacttataatcccagctctgggaaggcagggtCAAGTAAATCCTGGGGCTTCCTGGCCATTAAGCCTAGCTTACTAGACAAGTTCccagccaatgagagaccctgccttagaaACCCCAGGTAGGAtgcagctagagagatggctcagcagttaagagcacttgctgctcttccaaggggCCCAGggttgatttctagcacccacgtGCCAGCTCACAATTCCACTTccagagatccaatgccctcttttggtctctggaAGCACCAAGCATATGCATGGTGCAAAGGCAtagaggcaggcaaaacacccatactcataaaaacaaaaaatttttttctttttgagaccgagtttctctgtttatccctggctgtcctggaactctctatgtagactagattccccatagagatccacctgtcccttcctcccaggtgctgggattaaaggcatgtgctgctacTGTCCAgcataacacaaaataaattttagaacaaaacaagttagggctggtgagatggcttggtgggttaGAAACCATTGCCAAAGCCTAAGAGCCATGAGGTGGAAGGAACGAACTGATCCCTGTACAGGCCTCTCTCCCACCTTCACACCCATGCTGCACGGGCCAGCGCATATACAGGAAATATTCTTAAAGGGACACAGGTTCTAAAGAACAATGCCCAAGATTGTCCTTTGGtctccaaatgtgtgtgtgtgcacagacacgcatatgcacgcacacacgcatacagatacacacactcacacacacacacactgacacctGCACACGATATAGGAAGAGAAGCAGGTACTACAGGTACAGGAGGATGCTGTGCCCAAACCTGAAACAAATGAATCACATGGGGATGGATAGAAGGTGCCATGGCCTCTGCACTGCAGTCTCTTACCCTGGCTCAGTACCTCCTTGGTCTCTCCTGAGGAACGTCCCCAAGCTTTGACCTTGCCCGAGGGCAGACAGGAAGCTGACCTGTCTAGTAGGCCCTGTGTGAGGATTTATTCTTGTATCTCTCCACCACAGCCCGATGACTCCTTGGAGCCCTTTTTTGACTCACTGGTGAAGCAGACCCGCATTCCCAACATCTTTTCCCTGCAGCTCTGCGGCACTGGCTTCCCCCTCAACCAGACCGAGGCGCTGGCCTCGGTGGGAGGGAGCATGGTGAGTAGGCCCTCTCCCTTACGGCTGGAATCCAGAAACCCCTTTATAGTCCGATccttgctttcctcctctccttttccactCGTTTCTTCACTGCTGTTCTTGAAAGGAGTTGAATCTCTCATGGAAGGgcacattttaaagagaatgaaaattaGTCCTGTGGATTACTGTCTGAGTCTGAGAATAGTAAGTAAGGAGTCTGTTATGACTATGTTAAGAGTTGGTATCTGGAGCTGTGAcggacctagaactcactatgtagaccaggctggtcttggatCTGCAGcattccctccttccattttccaagtgtatgccaccacactcagttcaAGCCCATTTATTAATTAGGACAATAACAAGTAGTTCTCCAACaagcaaagacaagaaaatgtaTGAAAGCAGCATATAATCAGTTCATTCCACATTTATTGTACTAGCTTAGGTTTAAACAACTTTCTGTCAAGGGCTATAGATTTTGATTCAAATAATCCTCATGTGTTTCTTCTCCTGAACACATTTAGGAAACTAAACATTACCATGCATGGGGCATGATGGGAAATTAGAGAGAATCTTGGCATCCCAAGAAATGGCTGATCTTATTACTTAGTTTTGGGTAACCTGCTCTCTTTCTGTGCTAGGACATaggtgtctgtctctttttcttttagatcatTGGTGGTATTGACCACTCGCTATACACGGGCAGTCTCTGGTACACACCCATCCGGCGGGAGTGGTATTATGAAGTGATCATTGTACGTGTGGAAATCAATGGTCAGGATCTGAAGATGGACTGCAAGGAGGTAATAGAATGGAGGGGATTCTCAAGAGAGTAAGGGGTTAGTCCCACAGTGTGAGGGACCCATGAGGGTGGAGGCACAGACCCTGCACTGAggtcagcaaccacatggcagtcCCTAAGGTGAAGGGCGGGGCCTGGCAGAGCAGTCACAGAGCCTGGACTACATGGCTTAAGTGGAGTAATGAAAACATGCAAGAGTTCCTTTCTGGACTCTAGTCACTACCTCTCTGGTCTTGGGCAAGGTGTCTGTGAGGCAGCACTTGGACCTGACTTGAGTCCTGCTGTTACTAAGTGCCTTCAGGCTCCTTGCTACAGTGCCAGGCTCCTCATCTACAAAGCAGAGGTAGAAATGCACAAACTTTCTGAGACTATGACGGTCCCTATGCCTAGCATACCCCAGATGACAACATTTAGGGTCtcttttcctagatttttttttttttacatttattgggGAGAGGATGGGGTATGTGCCACAGCTTGTATgtgaaggttagaggacaattttcagtAACTAGTGGGACtccctgggtttgaactcaggtcatcagacttggtagcaGGTGCCCTTATGTGCTATTTCAACAGCCCcctttttgggcttttttttttttttgagacagggtctcatgtagcccatactggcctcagacttgctaggtagctaaagatgaccttgaactcctggaccCCCGTTCTCTCACGCTCAAGTGCTccacaggcatataccaccatgcagTATCAGAGCTCAAACCCACGGCTTCAAGCATGTTGAGCCACCCTTCTCTCCATTATAATGTATGGTAAATGAGAATGACTACATATAAGTACTAGAAGTTACAAATACCACACAAGGCGTTTCTGTTTTAGATTTAGAGAACACCTACCCACACAAGGTGACGAAGTTAGTACTTACCAAGTGCCTGGGATCTGCCAGGACCTACTTAGTGTTTTCAGCCTTTGATTTATGTAATCTTTATGGTAACCTTTGAGATAGGCACTGTTATTATCTTCAATTTAGAATAAGAGAACAGGTACACAGAGGTTAAACAACTTGCCCAAGgaggcacacatacaaaatggAAAAGCTAAGATGCCAGCTCGGTAGGATGCTTTGCTGTCAGATTCACCCTTTCcacctctccccttttctctcctcagtACAACTATGACAAGAGCATCGTAGACAGTGGCACCACCAACCTTCGCTTGCCCAAGAAAGTATTTGAAGCTGCTGTCAAGTCCATCAAGGCAGCCTCCTCGGTCAGTGACAGTCAGACTCCTCAGCAAGCACCAGAGATACGTAGATCCGTCCCATCAGGCGCTTAGATGGTCTGCTGGTCTGTTGACTTGGTGTCGcgatgccttttttctttttcttgagacagggtcatgaATGTCGCCAAGGTTAGCCTTGAATTGACAatttcttgcctcagtcttccaaattctgggactacaggcagtgtgagccaccacccccAGTCACCCTAGCACAACTTTATGCGCCCAGtatcccactttctcctcctgatCCTTAAACTTCAGTTTACCTTTGCTACTTTGGAAAATTCCCTGGGAAAGCACACAGTGGTACTGTCACTGTGATTCTGAATACaagagaagagatggggagatAGGCAGATTCTTCACATTTCTCTCTTGTCAACAGACGGAGAAGTTCCCGGATGGCTTTTGGCTAGGGGAGCAGCTGGTGTGCTGGCAAGCAGGCACGACCCCTTGGAACATTTTCCCAGTCATTTCACTTTACCTCATGGGTGAAGTCACCAATCAGTCCTTCCGCATCACCATCCTTCCTCAGGTATGTCTCCAGGCTGAGGCGGTGGGGAGCCAAGCAGCAGACAAAGTATATAAAGAGACATAGCTTGCTACAACTTGAAAGATGAAATGAATGTGTAGTGGTAAAGGGGTCTCGGAAGAGTCAACATCCTGGGGTTTGAGGAAGAGCGAAGTGTAGGTGACtacaaggcagagaaaggcaggaagaataaGACATGCTCTTACCCTGTGACTGTTTACCCCTAGCAATACCTACGGCCAGTGGAAGATGTGGCTACGTCCCAAGACGACTGTTACAAGTTTGCCATTTCACAGTCATCCACGGGCACTGTTATGGGAGCCGTCATCATGGAAGGCTTCTATGTTGTCTTTGATCGAGCCCGAAAGCGAATTGGCTTTGCTGTCAGCGCTTGCCATGGTGAGGAGGGTGTGGGGTCAGTCTGCTTATGTTTCTTGCTGTCAGCAGCTAATACCCAGATCTCTTTCTGTTTGGGAGGTAATAGTAGTTGCCTCTAGCTGATCAACTATGTGTGAAAGTTAGGGCTAAGCCTTGTTCTGGTGAACATGCCTGGTGGGGAAAACACTATTGGAAACTGATAGCAGCTAGAGCTTCACCGGCATTTGGAAATACTAGCTGCAAGGGTGGCTGCCTGCCCATAGTAAAGCTGAATACTACTGCAGAAAAGGGCCAGGGCTTTGCAGTTGGATTTTCATGGAGACAGGTAAGTGTGCTATGTGTGTAAGGAGCTAGATTTTGGTCAACTCAGAACCATTGACTTTGACATCACTTCTATTGGATGTGAAAATGGGAAAGCCTTGCAGTTCCCAAGGCCCTGGAAGGAGAAACGTCTTCCCTCAGTACTAGCTTCCCTGCCTACTGCTTCCTCTGTCCAAGATGGGCTCTGTAAAGCCTCACTAGGGGAGATTCCAAGGGGTCCCTGTCAGGAAGGTCTTTTAATTGTATAGCCCAAACTACTCTATGACACTAAGAGCTACCAGTTCATCTCCACCCTTTCTCCAGTGCACGATGAGTTCAGGACAGCGGCAGTGGAAGGTCCGTTTGTTACTGCAGGCATGGAAGACTGTGGCTACAACATTCCACAGACAGATGAGTCGACACTTATGACCATAGCCTATGTCATGGCTGCCATCTGTGCCCTCTTCATGTTGCCACTCTGCCTCATGGTATGTCAGTGGCGCTGCCTACGCTGCCTGCGCCATCAGCATGATGACTTTGCTGATGACATCTCCCTGCTGAAATAAGGAGGCCCATGGGCAGATGACGGAGATTCCCCTGGACCACATCTGGGTGGTTCCCTTTGGTCACATGAGTTGGAGATATGGATGGTACCTGTGGCCAGAGCACCTCAGGACCCTCACCAACCTGCCAAATGCTTCTGGCTTGACAGAACAGAAAAAGCTGGCAAGCTGGATTACAGGGCTTGCACCTGTAGGaaacaggagaggaaagaaggcagcATTCTGCTGGCAGGAATACCCTTAGGCACCACAAACTTGAGTTGGAAATTTTGCTGCTTGAAGCTTCAGCCCTGACCCCTCTGCCCAGCATCCTTTAGAGTCTCCAACCCAAAGTATTCTTTACGTCCTTCCAGAAGTACCGGTGTACTCAGGCTACCCAGCATGTGTCCCTATGGTACCCTGGCAGAGACAGGGCCAATCTCATTTCCCTGCTGGCCAAAGTCAGCAGAAGGAAATGCAGTTTGCCAGTTGCTTTAGTGATAGGGACTGCAGACTCAAGCCTACACTGGTACGAAGACTTCATCTTGAGATAAATAAGAACCTATGTGATGCGAATGTTTGTGCTCCTGGGGGCAGTCAAGATGAGGAGAgatgggacagagacaggaaggagatggTAGCAAAGCTGGGAAAGGCAGAATCCTAATCACTTTCTAGTCCCAAGTTTAGACTCATCTCCAAGACAGAAGCCCTTCTGGACTAAGAGAGGTATCACTCCCCAGTGTGTCTGTGGTTGTAGTCTGAACTGAACTGGAATGGGGAAAAGGGCTTATTAGCCAAAGAGCTCATTTTAACACTCTTAAAGGAACAGTGCTCATGAGAAAAGTCCCACTGGACAGATGAATTCCTATCTTGTTAATtctacctgtctctctctgcttcttgtacatgctaggtgGCACCAAAATGTCCCAATCCCAAGGCCTTAGGTGCCCTATGGGACAACAGTTAGAATACTATAGGGCTGGGGATTGTCTTCCCAGCATAGGTTCACTCCACCAAGGTGCTAAAGGACCAGACAGGAGCACTCTCCTCTCTG
This window contains:
- the Bace1 gene encoding beta-secretase 1: MAPALRWLLLWVGSGMLPAQGTHLGIRLPLRSGLAGPPLGLRLPRETDEEPEEPGRRGSFVEMVDNLRGKSGQGYYVEMTVGSPPQTLNILVDTGSSNFAVGAAPHPFLHRYYQRQLSSTYRDLRKGVYVPYTQGKWEGELGTDLVSIPHGPNVTVRANIAAITESDKFFINGSNWEGILGLAYAEIARPDDSLEPFFDSLVKQTRIPNIFSLQLCGTGFPLNQTEALASVGGSMIIGGIDHSLYTGSLWYTPIRREWYYEVIIVRVEINGQDLKMDCKEYNYDKSIVDSGTTNLRLPKKVFEAAVKSIKAASSTEKFPDGFWLGEQLVCWQAGTTPWNIFPVISLYLMGEVTNQSFRITILPQQYLRPVEDVATSQDDCYKFAISQSSTGTVMGAVIMEGFYVVFDRARKRIGFAVSACHVHDEFRTAAVEGPFVTAGMEDCGYNIPQTDESTLMTIAYVMAAICALFMLPLCLMVCQWRCLRCLRHQHDDFADDISLLK